The following are from one region of the Rhodopirellula sp. P2 genome:
- a CDS encoding DUF1573 domain-containing protein — protein sequence MSSNPDAVTSYKIGTVQKNLLLLYALPMVNETEKAVRITRTSNSCGCAVATPPNHNIPPGESVTCVVAIRPKSLGNFVSRISITYSDDGLNAEKTCSFIVSGAAFRRVEIDQDRVVLSESERIFSLDVSYPLAELEGQTPSVNFLSPNQSIDVRLNSACDSPSGHCLDIVLPETFWEKLPNSEAALVLVSRSRSGDELEHSVRLVNASRTEIRPRVSTVQAKVGEEVRFRVILKGEELKRQDDDVRCCIFADDIRSNLPVVVSVERKLAGAIILTVSFQVSVDVYESSDVKLAWWNGKSKLGESKILFANR from the coding sequence CTGAGTAGCAATCCCGACGCCGTAACGTCGTACAAGATCGGCACGGTCCAAAAAAATTTGCTGCTTCTTTACGCCTTGCCGATGGTAAACGAAACTGAAAAAGCCGTTCGAATCACTCGAACATCTAACAGTTGCGGCTGTGCCGTCGCGACTCCACCAAATCACAATATTCCTCCAGGCGAAAGCGTTACGTGTGTTGTTGCAATTAGGCCGAAGTCGCTGGGGAACTTTGTCTCAAGGATATCGATAACTTATAGCGATGATGGTTTGAATGCGGAGAAAACCTGCAGTTTCATTGTTTCTGGAGCAGCTTTCAGAAGAGTTGAAATCGACCAGGATCGCGTAGTTCTGTCAGAATCAGAGCGGATTTTCTCACTCGACGTATCGTATCCGCTCGCGGAGTTAGAGGGCCAAACACCTTCTGTGAATTTTCTCTCCCCGAACCAATCTATCGACGTTAGGCTCAACTCTGCGTGTGACTCACCGTCTGGGCATTGTCTTGATATTGTTCTTCCAGAAACTTTCTGGGAAAAACTACCTAACTCTGAGGCCGCCTTAGTTTTAGTGAGCCGGTCTCGATCTGGCGATGAACTTGAGCACTCGGTCAGACTTGTAAATGCCAGCCGCACCGAAATCCGCCCGCGTGTGTCAACTGTACAGGCGAAGGTTGGAGAGGAAGTCCGTTTTCGCGTCATTCTGAAGGGTGAGGAACTGAAGAGGCAAGACGACGATGTCCGATGCTGTATCTTTGCAGACGACATCAGAAGCAACTTGCCTGTAGTTGTTTCGGTGGAACGAAAGCTGGCTGGAGCCATTATTTTAACGGTTTCATTTCAAGTCAGTGTCGACGTTTACGAAAGCAGTGATGTAAAGTTGGCTTGGTGGAACGGGAAGTCGAAGTTAGGAGAGTCAAAAATTCTTTTTGCTAATAGATAA
- a CDS encoding ISL3 family transposase, giving the protein MHDTEVFQQILGLRSPWTVAEVKLDLEAGQLDIHVEHADGEKFCCPECDRQLACYDHVSERRWRHLDTMQYRTILHAKPPRVKCPEHGVKQVNLPWAEKNSRFTVFFERFAIDVLLATQTVQGAAGILRTSWDETWHIVKKAVARGNARKTDTVVQRIGIDKKAFRKGQNYITLIYDLDRSTVEVISDGNDTEAGNACFSQLSQSQRDGVEAIAMDMSAAYVKAANASIPLAETKIVHDRSHVMKLATEAVDKVRRGEHRKLDTEGDKRLSRTRNLWLSSQENLSEHQRERFDAVYTQQLETGKAWAYKEKLRDLWHHDDSASATVYFRDWCKRVIHTKLTPLKKVAKTIAERLANVVSYCTHRITNAVADGMNSKIMSIKRRVGGYRNRENFKTAVYFYCGGLNLYPH; this is encoded by the coding sequence ATGCACGACACCGAAGTATTTCAGCAGATTCTTGGTCTACGGTCGCCCTGGACGGTTGCTGAGGTGAAGCTTGATCTCGAAGCCGGGCAGCTTGATATCCATGTCGAGCACGCTGATGGCGAGAAGTTTTGCTGTCCCGAATGCGACCGCCAACTTGCCTGCTACGACCATGTCTCAGAACGACGTTGGCGACACCTCGACACGATGCAGTACCGCACGATCCTTCATGCGAAACCACCACGTGTGAAGTGTCCCGAGCACGGCGTCAAGCAAGTGAACTTGCCCTGGGCCGAGAAGAACAGTCGCTTTACAGTGTTCTTTGAGCGGTTCGCGATCGACGTCTTGCTGGCAACGCAGACCGTCCAGGGAGCGGCAGGTATTTTGCGAACCAGCTGGGATGAGACTTGGCACATCGTGAAGAAGGCAGTCGCCCGTGGCAATGCTCGAAAGACGGACACTGTCGTGCAACGAATCGGTATCGATAAGAAAGCCTTTCGCAAGGGACAGAACTACATCACGCTGATCTACGACTTGGACCGCAGCACCGTCGAAGTGATCTCTGATGGCAACGACACAGAAGCCGGAAACGCTTGTTTTTCACAGCTTTCACAGTCTCAACGCGATGGTGTCGAGGCAATCGCGATGGACATGAGCGCTGCCTACGTGAAGGCCGCCAACGCAAGCATCCCACTGGCCGAAACGAAAATCGTTCATGACCGCTCTCATGTGATGAAGCTTGCCACCGAAGCGGTCGACAAGGTTCGACGCGGCGAACACCGCAAGCTGGATACGGAGGGCGACAAACGCTTGTCACGGACTCGCAATCTATGGCTCAGTAGCCAAGAGAACCTCAGCGAGCATCAACGAGAACGTTTCGATGCGGTTTACACGCAACAACTCGAAACCGGCAAAGCATGGGCCTACAAAGAGAAGCTCCGAGACCTCTGGCACCACGACGATTCGGCGTCGGCAACGGTGTACTTCCGCGACTGGTGCAAGAGAGTGATCCACACCAAGCTGACGCCATTGAAGAAGGTCGCCAAAACGATCGCCGAGCGATTAGCCAATGTCGTCAGCTACTGTACCCACCGAATCACAAACGCGGTGGCCGATGGCATGAACAGCAAGATCATGTCGATCAAACGTCGCGTCGGCGGCTACCGAAACCGAGAGAACTTCAAGACCGCCGTCTATTTCTACTGCGGTGGACTCAATCTCTACCCACACTAA
- a CDS encoding transposase has translation MVGRKKMFLLTNELTLDEDQLAKLYAKRWAVEVFFRTVKQSYQRAKLRSRTPENAKQEIQWTLIGIWMALTEGAQSIPSGERLSPVRVLRVICRLLLAVSRHSHQNLNLHGELSQCVLADESSRQSEKNSKDYPRKKRKRLTGEPNVKPISKTLRTLAIEAI, from the coding sequence ATGGTCGGACGCAAGAAAATGTTCTTGCTCACCAACGAGCTGACTCTCGATGAAGACCAGCTTGCCAAACTTTACGCGAAGAGATGGGCAGTGGAAGTCTTCTTCAGAACGGTCAAGCAAAGCTACCAGCGAGCCAAGTTGCGTTCGCGTACACCGGAAAACGCGAAGCAGGAAATTCAGTGGACGCTAATCGGTATCTGGATGGCATTAACCGAAGGGGCTCAATCGATCCCGAGTGGCGAGCGTCTAAGTCCAGTTCGTGTGCTTCGCGTGATTTGCAGGCTTTTACTTGCCGTCTCTCGGCATAGTCATCAGAATCTGAACCTTCATGGCGAGCTATCGCAGTGCGTGCTGGCCGATGAATCCTCTCGTCAAAGCGAAAAGAACAGCAAAGACTATCCCCGCAAGAAACGAAAGCGGCTGACTGGGGAGCCCAATGTGAAGCCGATCAGCAAGACGCTTCGGACCCTCGCAATCGAAGCGATCTGA
- a CDS encoding DDE-type integrase/transposase/recombinase, translating into MKRPSVYVKMRVLGAIDVAPGRTRHERIHQVAQMTFLDEQGDPHQFTWRTIQTWYYRYKNHGVTAMDGSPRADKGKPRKVTPEEVLEAINAALPHFHQSGSARTRTPTKTAIYRLCIEKGLLNPNQIARTTFCRFVREHELLKDHPSETRRRLAFSMQYANQLWQADTMFGPHIGGRQAKLIGLIDDASRVLCHGEFFFEENTDAMIKALRSAFYKRGVPEQLYVDNGSIYCSQEITLICARVGCVLRHTAVRDAAAKGKIERFFRRVRDQFLIRRLDLSSIETLNRQFTHWAEQDYNATVHSTLGMKPIDRFGVDLSRIQFLSPSEDTDELFYAEATRSVKKDNTFSFRGQRYETPIDLRGRKITLRYERHRKGAVIVYEKDRRIGRARLLDAVANGMRRAARD; encoded by the coding sequence ATGAAACGGCCCTCGGTCTACGTCAAAATGAGAGTCCTCGGAGCGATCGATGTCGCACCGGGAAGAACACGCCACGAGCGAATCCATCAAGTCGCCCAAATGACGTTCTTGGATGAGCAGGGTGACCCCCACCAGTTCACCTGGCGGACCATTCAAACCTGGTATTACCGCTACAAGAACCACGGCGTCACCGCCATGGACGGTTCCCCGCGGGCCGACAAGGGCAAGCCTCGAAAGGTCACTCCTGAGGAAGTCCTTGAAGCGATCAACGCGGCCCTGCCGCACTTTCACCAAAGCGGGTCGGCACGCACCAGAACGCCGACCAAGACCGCGATCTATCGGTTGTGCATCGAGAAAGGGCTGCTCAATCCCAACCAAATCGCGCGGACCACGTTCTGCCGCTTCGTCCGTGAACATGAACTGCTCAAGGACCACCCCAGCGAGACCCGACGCCGACTCGCCTTCAGCATGCAGTACGCCAATCAACTTTGGCAGGCCGACACGATGTTCGGTCCGCACATTGGTGGCCGCCAGGCCAAACTGATCGGGCTGATCGATGACGCCAGCCGCGTACTGTGTCACGGTGAATTCTTCTTTGAAGAAAACACCGATGCGATGATCAAAGCCCTGCGAAGTGCGTTTTACAAACGAGGTGTTCCCGAGCAGCTCTACGTCGACAACGGATCGATCTACTGCAGCCAAGAGATCACGCTGATCTGTGCCCGGGTGGGCTGTGTCCTGCGTCATACCGCCGTGCGTGACGCAGCGGCCAAGGGAAAAATCGAACGCTTCTTTCGCCGCGTTCGCGATCAGTTCCTGATTCGCCGGCTCGATTTGTCTTCGATCGAAACCCTCAACCGTCAGTTCACCCACTGGGCTGAACAGGACTACAACGCGACCGTCCACTCCACGCTGGGGATGAAACCGATCGACCGCTTCGGCGTGGATCTTTCGCGAATCCAGTTCCTCTCTCCGAGTGAAGACACCGACGAGCTGTTCTACGCCGAGGCGACTCGCAGCGTCAAAAAAGACAACACGTTCAGCTTCCGCGGCCAGCGTTACGAAACCCCAATCGACCTGCGTGGCCGCAAAATCACGCTGCGTTATGAGCGTCACCGAAAGGGTGCCGTGATCGTCTACGAGAAAGATCGCCGCATCGGCAGGGCCCGACTGCTCGACGCCGTCGCCAACGGCATGAGGAGAGCGGCTCGCGACTAG
- a CDS encoding AAA family ATPase, whose amino-acid sequence MIRSYFGLSQDPFALRDIQLLPPQQEIHDTLRVHCQQGGLCLIVGRPGTGKSVIKESLKCLPEKEYLIATVARTLHTYTNTVKILCEAFRIEHESSAFKCERKLIAEAFALNRSGKMLVSVIDDAHLMSMDNLRKLRLLLEDFPKNHNLILVGQVELLAELDLSVNLDLKSRVTYSVVTKRLTDDAMKAFIERELDRIGLAHSTFSASLTELIVRSADGVLRKCRNLCLASMLQSVRSSSGTTIDTDVVNRVLLQPHWQTEVDLTDF is encoded by the coding sequence ATGATTCGTTCCTACTTCGGTCTTTCCCAAGACCCGTTCGCCCTGCGCGACATTCAGCTTTTACCGCCTCAACAAGAGATCCACGACACCCTGCGAGTTCACTGCCAACAAGGCGGTCTGTGCCTGATCGTCGGTCGTCCGGGCACCGGCAAATCGGTCATCAAGGAGTCGCTCAAATGCCTGCCCGAAAAAGAGTACTTGATCGCCACGGTCGCCCGCACGCTGCACACTTACACCAACACGGTGAAGATCCTCTGCGAAGCGTTTCGCATTGAACACGAAAGTTCCGCGTTCAAATGCGAACGCAAACTGATCGCCGAGGCGTTCGCCCTGAATCGCAGCGGAAAGATGCTGGTGAGCGTGATCGATGACGCCCACCTGATGAGCATGGACAACCTCCGCAAACTGCGCCTGCTTCTGGAAGACTTTCCCAAGAACCACAACCTGATCCTGGTCGGCCAAGTCGAACTGCTGGCCGAACTGGACTTGTCGGTGAATCTGGATCTGAAGAGCCGGGTGACGTACTCGGTGGTCACCAAACGTCTTACCGATGACGCAATGAAAGCGTTCATCGAGCGAGAACTCGATCGGATCGGTTTAGCCCACAGCACGTTCAGTGCCAGCCTAACCGAGCTGATCGTTCGCTCGGCCGATGGGGTGCTTCGCAAGTGCCGCAATCTGTGTCTGGCATCGATGCTTCAGTCCGTCCGATCGTCCTCGGGAACCACGATCGATACCGATGTGGTCAACCGCGTGCTGCTTCAGCCTCACTGGCAAACCGAAGTCGACCTGACCGACTTTTAA
- a CDS encoding CHC2 zinc finger domain-containing protein produces the protein MKVTRELLREIRNDLPMKLTITRLGQHGPIGKHSDGFFRFQCPFCKELRATVNPKNNLAHCFSCGENVNNIDLMMLQGHDFLPAVKILGNWLDQYRRDLSDGRSTA, from the coding sequence ATGAAAGTCACTCGAGAACTACTTCGCGAGATTCGCAACGACTTGCCGATGAAACTGACGATCACTCGTCTCGGCCAGCACGGTCCGATCGGCAAACACAGCGACGGTTTCTTCCGGTTCCAATGCCCGTTCTGCAAAGAACTGCGAGCCACAGTGAACCCCAAGAACAACCTGGCTCATTGTTTTAGTTGTGGCGAGAACGTCAACAACATCGATCTGATGATGCTGCAAGGCCACGACTTTCTGCCAGCGGTCAAGATCCTGGGCAACTGGCTCGATCAGTACCGTCGGGACCTGAGTGATGGGAGGTCCACTGCCTAA
- a CDS encoding RHS repeat-associated core domain-containing protein, with amino-acid sequence MVDANQRLIAINFTREFDNRGNRIELGANFGGTLSGGVISGGVDDFENGYEYDYLNRLTSIVQQSQSSGHAVAPKLAEFDYNRASQLTDLHRYSATTAGSSDLEVHSRMAYDEAGRLSSLTHGSSAISSGENWGGTSTLPSSLGSSDLLAAYTFQYDADNRLTQFSSYRDGTSTAYGYDVRDQLTSASSTAISGLSQPFGLASAESYDFDAGGNRKSSGGASQSAANSHNQLQSDGTYNYTYDDEGNTLSRTLISTGEVTLYEWDHRNRLASITEKTSSVGSVTQKIEYVYDAFDNRVGKRLDSDGDGDFDRDEAFVWTEGQTVLRAVDSDGEAASETFTLSSRYLYGEMVDQLLADEQYDDGAGPEISTTTAAATSGETFWALTDHLGSVRDLMDNNGEIRQHVAYDSFGNRIVEQNYDASGTAISSSHPDAIDALFGYTGRDWDADAGLQNNRARWYDPATGRWLSNDPIGFAAGDANLYRYVGNGPTNAIDPSGLAEDDPRWWGDTYWFQVWGWWGPHRWAINRVTGYHSAENLAIELDRQLRANDRVAGVNGCDTNGNGVIDPLERLDSLDRLNRSKRLSAAESARVKTLAESAIEGNAAMLGGGLVGSVSRRTSHRILAQVDHLDELDNLGTHVASGKPSQRVTAVPHTYVNPGHHVPGTPTYVAGKSVLPTNHVQLFARSVGVRNQQGKILRWAREQRGNQTIYHRFEPHSSGEYHWSGSTCGVDSRGTNRAIALRDVPVREIGRQTPNGGWAIQE; translated from the coding sequence TTGGTTGATGCCAACCAACGTTTGATTGCGATCAACTTCACTCGTGAGTTTGACAATCGAGGCAACCGCATTGAACTGGGGGCCAATTTTGGGGGAACGCTTTCAGGCGGCGTGATCTCCGGTGGCGTGGACGACTTCGAAAATGGCTATGAATACGATTACCTGAATCGTTTGACGTCGATCGTTCAGCAATCGCAGTCCAGCGGGCATGCTGTTGCTCCCAAACTGGCCGAGTTCGACTACAACCGCGCGTCTCAATTGACGGACTTGCACCGCTACTCCGCAACGACTGCTGGCTCATCGGATTTGGAAGTGCACAGCCGGATGGCGTATGATGAAGCTGGTCGGCTCAGCAGTTTGACTCATGGATCGTCAGCGATCTCCTCCGGTGAGAACTGGGGCGGGACGTCGACACTCCCCTCCTCGCTTGGCAGTTCTGATTTGCTGGCCGCTTACACGTTCCAGTATGACGCGGACAATCGCTTGACGCAGTTCTCTTCTTATCGTGATGGCACCTCGACCGCTTACGGCTACGACGTGCGTGATCAGTTGACCTCGGCTTCAAGCACGGCGATCAGCGGGCTGTCTCAGCCGTTTGGGCTTGCGAGTGCAGAGTCCTATGACTTCGATGCTGGTGGGAACCGCAAATCCAGTGGCGGCGCGTCGCAGTCGGCTGCCAACTCGCACAATCAACTGCAGAGCGACGGAACATACAACTACACCTACGACGATGAGGGCAACACGCTCAGTCGAACGTTGATCAGCACGGGCGAGGTGACCCTGTACGAATGGGACCACCGCAATCGCTTGGCATCGATCACCGAGAAGACATCGTCCGTGGGCAGCGTGACGCAGAAGATCGAGTACGTTTACGATGCCTTTGACAATCGCGTTGGCAAACGCCTGGACAGCGACGGGGATGGCGATTTTGATCGTGACGAAGCATTTGTCTGGACGGAAGGACAGACGGTGCTGCGTGCGGTCGACTCTGATGGCGAGGCGGCGAGCGAGACGTTCACGCTTTCCAGCCGCTACCTGTACGGCGAGATGGTGGACCAGTTGCTGGCTGACGAGCAGTATGACGATGGAGCTGGCCCCGAGATCTCAACGACGACCGCGGCTGCTACGTCCGGTGAGACCTTCTGGGCATTGACCGATCATTTGGGCAGCGTACGTGACTTGATGGACAACAACGGCGAGATTCGCCAGCACGTCGCCTACGACAGCTTCGGCAATCGAATTGTTGAGCAGAATTATGACGCTTCAGGCACTGCAATCTCCAGCAGTCATCCCGATGCGATCGACGCGCTGTTCGGCTACACGGGCCGCGACTGGGACGCCGACGCGGGCTTGCAGAACAACCGAGCCCGTTGGTACGACCCGGCCACAGGCCGTTGGCTCAGCAATGACCCTATCGGCTTCGCGGCGGGGGATGCGAATCTGTATCGGTATGTTGGGAACGGGCCAACCAATGCAATTGACCCGAGTGGTCTAGCCGAGGATGACCCAAGATGGTGGGGTGACACGTATTGGTTTCAAGTATGGGGTTGGTGGGGGCCTCACCGCTGGGCGATTAACAGAGTAACGGGATACCATTCGGCGGAAAACCTCGCAATAGAACTCGATCGCCAACTGCGGGCGAATGATCGCGTCGCGGGCGTTAACGGTTGTGACACAAATGGCAATGGTGTCATCGATCCATTGGAAAGACTCGACAGTCTTGATCGCTTGAACCGAAGCAAACGACTTTCGGCGGCAGAGTCAGCTCGAGTGAAAACGTTGGCTGAGTCAGCCATCGAAGGAAATGCGGCGATGTTGGGAGGTGGTCTTGTTGGTTCTGTTTCCAGGCGAACAAGCCACCGAATTCTTGCCCAGGTCGATCATCTAGATGAACTGGATAATCTTGGAACCCACGTTGCATCTGGCAAACCATCGCAAAGAGTTACCGCAGTTCCGCACACCTACGTCAACCCAGGGCATCACGTTCCAGGAACTCCAACGTACGTTGCGGGCAAGAGCGTATTGCCAACAAATCACGTCCAGTTATTCGCTCGAAGTGTCGGGGTCCGAAACCAGCAAGGTAAGATTCTTCGTTGGGCCCGAGAGCAACGCGGTAACCAGACGATCTATCATCGTTTTGAACCACACTCGAGCGGTGAGTATCACTGGAGCGGTTCAACTTGCGGTGTCGATAGCCGAGGAACGAACCGAGCAATCGCCTTACGCGATGTTCCCGTTCGGGAAATTGGACGTCAAACACCAAACGGAGGCTGGGCGATTCAAGAATGA
- a CDS encoding PIN domain-containing protein, whose amino-acid sequence MDTDVLSFYLKNDSRFASYAQALDGKQLVISFQTQAELMLWQELHHWGEARRERVENLIAQQYLVFPVDEHLCRTWARLRSDVQKAGRVLHVADAWIAATAIALSVPLATHNVRDFSQVPGLQSIRRLAG is encoded by the coding sequence GTGGACACTGACGTCCTCTCGTTTTATCTGAAGAACGACTCTCGCTTTGCAAGCTACGCTCAGGCCCTGGATGGCAAGCAGCTTGTCATCTCGTTCCAAACGCAGGCCGAGTTGATGTTGTGGCAGGAACTCCATCATTGGGGTGAGGCACGCCGCGAACGAGTCGAAAACTTAATCGCTCAGCAGTACCTCGTTTTCCCCGTCGACGAGCATCTCTGCCGAACCTGGGCTCGGCTGCGCTCGGACGTCCAAAAAGCGGGGCGGGTTCTCCATGTTGCGGATGCCTGGATCGCCGCAACCGCCATCGCATTGAGCGTGCCGCTTGCCACACACAATGTACGCGACTTTTCGCAGGTACCTGGGCTGCAGTCGATAAGGCGCCTGGCCGGGTAA
- a CDS encoding M28 family peptidase produces MNSLFERLPQDVSAMDLAMQAATQPTDFPPSLARSTPENSPPNTPHTDSPYASTSGNWPRYLLTLAVLAFLAFVGIAMWKTLRAPDSTSVVPATLGPVPEQYDADRAMGYLVEICDLGPRPSGSPAMLQQQKMLTEFFEARGGQVRLQRGDIRHPQTGENVPIANLIAGWNPTAPIRFLLCAHYDTRPYPDRDRRDPQGIFVGANDGASGAAALMELSHQFANLPENIGVDVVLFDAEEFVFGEQSGEYFLGSTLFAQQYLIEPPPVPYRSGVLLDMIGDKELQLLYERNSLRYARDVTKSIWKTAKRLGVKAFVTRTRSQAIRDDHLPLNQIAKIPTTDLIDFDYPRPGFRAPQYWHTTQDIPEHCSGESLVAVIWVVHEWMLEQRGE; encoded by the coding sequence ATGAACTCCCTTTTTGAGCGGCTTCCGCAGGACGTTTCGGCGATGGATCTGGCTATGCAGGCGGCAACCCAACCCACGGATTTCCCACCCAGTCTCGCGCGTTCCACGCCCGAGAATTCGCCCCCAAACACGCCCCACACGGACTCGCCCTATGCGTCCACCAGCGGGAATTGGCCCCGGTATTTGCTGACGTTGGCGGTTCTGGCCTTCTTGGCCTTCGTCGGGATCGCGATGTGGAAGACACTGCGAGCCCCCGATTCGACCTCCGTGGTCCCCGCCACGCTTGGGCCCGTCCCCGAACAATACGACGCGGACCGAGCGATGGGATACTTGGTCGAAATCTGTGATTTGGGTCCGCGGCCCTCCGGTAGCCCGGCGATGCTGCAGCAACAGAAAATGTTGACCGAATTTTTTGAAGCTCGAGGCGGCCAGGTCCGCTTGCAACGCGGTGACATTCGGCATCCCCAAACGGGCGAGAACGTTCCGATCGCGAACCTGATCGCGGGCTGGAACCCCACCGCACCGATTCGGTTCCTGCTGTGCGCCCACTACGACACTCGGCCGTACCCCGATCGTGATCGTCGCGATCCCCAAGGGATCTTCGTCGGCGCCAACGACGGGGCCAGCGGTGCAGCCGCTCTGATGGAACTGAGTCACCAATTTGCGAACTTGCCCGAGAACATCGGGGTCGACGTGGTGCTGTTTGACGCCGAGGAGTTTGTGTTCGGCGAACAGAGCGGCGAGTACTTCTTGGGGTCAACCTTGTTCGCGCAGCAGTACCTGATCGAACCGCCCCCGGTGCCCTACCGCAGCGGCGTGTTGCTGGACATGATCGGCGACAAGGAATTGCAGTTGCTCTACGAACGCAACAGCTTGCGTTATGCCCGCGACGTGACGAAGTCGATCTGGAAGACGGCCAAGCGATTGGGCGTGAAAGCGTTTGTCACTCGGACTCGCAGCCAAGCGATCCGCGATGACCACTTGCCGCTGAACCAGATCGCCAAGATCCCCACCACGGACTTGATCGATTTTGATTACCCACGACCAGGATTCCGCGCTCCTCAGTACTGGCACACAACCCAAGACATCCCGGAACACTGCAGCGGCGAAAGCCTCGTCGCCGTGATTTGGGTGGTCCATGAATGGATGCTGGAACAGAGGGGGGAGTAG
- a CDS encoding cyclic nucleotide-binding domain-containing protein — protein sequence MAIEADMITDDSVAVRRPRRWDEPMDPHMTDADVGWLREQSPFSGLDPAAFPKSIPLDGILRNDCRLHRFAHGEVIAREGDYANSAFLVVDGHAELLTRELPPERLGRRETEKVSWPKAVWQLLRPSGVREARRPEEVVPNVELHSSSHHAEDRPPVLQLQDFDGLVQAGQSVRLGPGELFGEVAAMYRAPRSATVVSQGDSTLLEIRLQGLKMLRRDPAFSQRMDDHYRENWLPIHLREIPLLRFLPEQNLQRVVAATVQRSFGRLEWNADYKKTRKLSPAEQIESEPVVATEGHHVTDLIIVRSGFGRVCQSYGVAQRTTAYLGKGHLFGLEEIALGVTNEDGPINLPLQHSLRAVGFLDTLHIPVECFATEILPHVRRSELPAPAAKALLRMPATEEARERRSEERPKVELPIVSTPSSHHNSEDTWQDLPSPTGTSFEPTGLLEFIVQNRFNNGREAMIIDLHRCTRCDDCVKACASVHDGNPRFARVGVNHDRLQFVQACMHCTDPVCMIGCPTGALHREESTGHVRVSESICIGCGTCAKGCPYGNIEMEAVNDPQGRPYTDEASNRPITKATKCDMCSGLPTGPACAAACPHDAIVRIDLSESPPLEDWLRRRT from the coding sequence GTGGCTATCGAGGCAGACATGATCACCGACGATTCCGTTGCCGTGCGTCGTCCCCGACGATGGGACGAACCGATGGACCCGCATATGACCGATGCGGATGTGGGATGGCTGCGCGAACAATCGCCTTTTTCAGGCTTGGATCCGGCCGCGTTCCCCAAGTCGATTCCGCTGGACGGGATCCTCCGCAATGATTGCCGACTGCACCGTTTCGCTCACGGTGAAGTGATCGCTCGCGAAGGGGACTACGCCAACAGTGCTTTCTTGGTCGTTGATGGTCACGCGGAACTTTTGACTCGCGAGTTGCCACCAGAACGATTGGGGCGGCGTGAAACCGAAAAAGTGTCTTGGCCCAAAGCGGTCTGGCAACTGCTGCGTCCATCCGGCGTCCGGGAAGCTCGACGTCCCGAGGAAGTGGTCCCAAACGTCGAACTGCATTCCTCCTCGCATCACGCGGAAGATCGTCCCCCTGTCCTGCAGCTGCAAGATTTTGATGGGCTAGTGCAGGCCGGCCAAAGCGTGCGGTTGGGGCCGGGCGAATTGTTCGGCGAAGTCGCGGCGATGTACCGAGCCCCTCGCTCCGCGACCGTTGTTTCGCAAGGCGACAGCACGTTGCTGGAGATTCGACTGCAGGGCCTGAAGATGCTGCGTCGCGATCCCGCGTTCTCGCAGCGCATGGACGATCACTATCGCGAGAATTGGTTGCCGATTCACCTGCGTGAAATTCCCTTGCTGCGGTTTCTTCCCGAGCAGAACTTGCAACGAGTGGTTGCGGCGACGGTCCAACGTTCATTCGGTCGATTGGAATGGAACGCGGACTACAAGAAGACTCGCAAGCTGTCTCCGGCCGAGCAGATTGAAAGCGAACCGGTGGTGGCCACCGAAGGGCACCATGTCACCGATTTGATCATCGTTCGCAGCGGATTCGGCCGGGTATGCCAGAGCTACGGCGTGGCTCAACGGACCACCGCTTACCTCGGCAAAGGCCACCTGTTCGGGCTGGAAGAGATCGCGTTGGGAGTGACCAACGAAGACGGCCCCATCAACTTGCCGCTGCAACATTCGCTTCGCGCGGTTGGGTTCCTGGACACGCTGCACATTCCAGTTGAGTGTTTCGCGACCGAGATCCTGCCGCACGTTCGCCGTAGCGAGCTGCCTGCTCCGGCCGCGAAAGCGTTGCTGCGAATGCCGGCGACGGAAGAAGCTCGCGAACGTCGCAGTGAAGAGCGCCCCAAGGTCGAACTCCCGATCGTTTCGACTCCCTCGTCACACCACAACAGCGAAGACACCTGGCAGGATTTGCCCAGCCCCACGGGGACCTCGTTCGAACCCACGGGGTTGCTCGAGTTCATCGTTCAAAATCGTTTCAACAACGGTCGCGAAGCGATGATCATTGATTTACATCGCTGCACCCGTTGCGATGATTGCGTCAAAGCCTGCGCGAGCGTGCACGACGGAAATCCCCGCTTTGCTCGCGTCGGCGTGAATCACGATCGACTGCAATTCGTTCAAGCCTGCATGCACTGCACCGATCCCGTTTGCATGATCGGTTGCCCGACAGGCGCTCTGCACCGCGAAGAATCCACCGGTCACGTTCGAGTTTCCGAATCGATTTGCATCGGCTGTGGAACGTGCGCCAAAGGGTGCCCGTACGGAAACATTGAAATGGAAGCGGTGAACGATCCGCAGGGTCGGCCCTACACCGACGAAGCCAGCAACCGCCCGATCACCAAAGCGACCAAGTGCGACATGTGCAGCGGTTTACCGACTGGTCCCGCTTGTGCCGCGGCGTGCCCGCATGATGCGATCGTGCGAATTGATTTGAGTGAGTCGCCGCCACTGGAAGATTGGCTGAGGAGACGAACATGA